The Oreochromis niloticus isolate F11D_XX linkage group LG4, O_niloticus_UMD_NMBU, whole genome shotgun sequence DNA segment GTCCCACTGATCCACATGGGTGTAATCCCAGACTCACACATGAGGACAAGcaggggaggggaaaaaaggtttCCTTTGAGAACTTGAGCCTACATTAAAGCTGTTGACAAAAACACTCTACTGCTGCACAAACATACGAAGGTAAGGAAACAAAGTGTGCGTCTCATGACTTGAAGTCAAAAGCTGGCCAGCTGTTTCTTTCATTAATATGTGCAAATATTATTCATGAAAGTCTTCAAAGCACGAGTCAGGTAAATCCAGCCTGACTTTAAGCAGACAGGAGAGCTGTTTAGAGCGCTATATTTTCTCAACAGCGGGAAAGACACTATAGGTAGAGTGAATTAAACACACTGTCACACTGTGTATGAATGCAGAAATGAATGTGAGGCATCATCAGACATACAGTGTATTTATAAAGATCAATAATGCTGCTGGCATGAGGAAAAATATCACAAGAATATTGTGGAAAAGACTTTCATCTCTGAAGTTGACCTTTTTGGTAGCTCTCTATTCTTCACATTTCATAAAGAAGGTGCGTGTTTCTCTGGTTTGTTGTCATGCTTTGTTGCTACGAGCGTGATTTTCCTCTCCATCTCCCTTCCTTCCCTGCATGCCCCGGCATCTCTCCTGGCTACAAATCATCCTCTTCTGAGCCTCGGGCCTTGTAGAGACAGCAGAAGATTCCTTTGCTCCTCCCTCTCTGCATCTTTCACtccagcacacagacacacacagcaggaagtgACGGATAGCTGGTGTCCACCAGCCCCCCATACTCCCTTTTCTTCACCATCACCACAAATTGCACCACGGCGATTAATCAGGTCGACGTTGAGTAGTGTTGCTTCAACACTGCAAAGCTGCCAAATTTCTAAAAGCATGTTTTGGAGAGTTTAACCCAATAGCAGAAGTTTGTCTGGGGCAGGCGAGAACCTGTTGACCTTACAGGTTGTTTACATATTTGCCAGAGATTAGTACGTGGGTAACTTTGTAACTTTGCAAGCGAGAGTTCTGTTCCAAATTTTACTTCCAAAATATCGGTGTGACCCGTTGGCAGGTACGGGAGTGTCATGATAAACTACCAGGGAAACTGAAGTACGTCAACGGGAGAGGTgtggagagggaggagaggcCGAGGCAGAGGACTGTGGTTTGTTTATGCTCTCCTTCTGCAGATAAGAGCAGTTGCAGTTTAAACGGctgggtgtgtgagtgtgtgctgaGGAGATCTGCAGCGTACAAAGCAAACCGGACAGCCCACTATGCATCAGAAAGTCTAAATATagttcacagtgtgtgtgtgtgtgtggcagcgTGTGCACAATGTATCTGTCACTCATGATGCCAGATGCAATGGAAACAGCTCATGCAATTCCTAAAAAGGCATGtatactatatacagtacatTAACCACGCTAAAACTGTGGCTGTTTGAAATACCTAAAGGGCGTCTGTGCAGTGTGTCAGTGTAGCACAAGAATACGTTAGAAAAAATGTAAACTGCTTTTGTCTGCCCACTAAAAACAGCCCAAATGTCTCTGATGGCAACTGTGCTTCCAATACTTACACGTCACCTGCTAAATGACTCAACAAATGTCCCTCTCTCTGTACTAAAATGAatttgaattcagttttatttatatcacaTTAgccgcctcaaggtgctttttaATGAAATGTAAAGACCCGCACCTAtagtaatacaaagaaaacccccacaatcaaacaaccccctctgagcaagcactcggtgacagtgggaaggaaaaactcccttttaacaggaagaaacctctcaGGTTTTGAGAAGTGGCCACCTGCCAAGACTGGTTTGGAGTGAGGTGGGGAATCCAGGCCAAAGAAAACtgtggaaaagagccagagattaatgaataaaatgcagagtggtgtaaaaacacaaagtgatTGAAGTTCTTCAGGGTCAGGAGAGAGTAGAGAGGTAGAGGTGGCGTCTGTCTccagaatccaaactgggagctggttgtGCCTCcctttgtaattttaaatatccAAGGAACCACAAGTAATTCAGCAGCTGGAGAGAAAAGTGCTCCACTGGGATGATGCGGCACTCTGAGATCTTTCAGATAAGAtgaggcctgattattcaagaccttgtgtGCGAGGGGAAGGACTTCAAATCTGATTCTAGTTTTGAATGTGAAGATATAAAAGAAGAATAACATTTCGTACTTTTTTCTCACCTCTAAaacatttgatttcattttaaacTTAGCTGCTCGCTGAAGACAAAAATAACATCATGCATTCTTCTGGTTACATTCTTCAATGTCGGGTTGATATGCTTTGTTTTCCTGAGATACAGATAAGGCGTAGTGAAGAGATGTTCAGGGGGAAAGCACAATTCCTTCCAGCTTATCATCGCTCAATCAGCTCTAGCACGCTTCCAGAAATAGACGGGGAGAGGAGTTGGACTGAAAAGCCATTAACTGCTCCCCCACCCCACATCACCGTCTCGTGGAGGGGACCACAAGCTGGGCTGAACTCCACCTGTTTTTATGACAAGCAGGTGGGGGTTCTGAGAGGTGAGCTTGGCACTGGGTTTGAATCAATAGCGGTGCTGGCAACATTTCACTGTCGCACTGCTCCCTGCACATAGCTCGtctctctctttgtgtctgtTATATTCTGATCCCAGTCTCACTCTCATTTGGATTTTCTGTTGGTTGGTAAAATATATTAGACTCCCTCGCGCTGTCTTTGGTCGGTCCTCCCTTCTGTTCTCCACCATCCTTGAGTTTAACTTGCGGGTGTAGATCAGgttaagaacaacaaaatatctGATGTTGCTTTACGAAACTTAAATTTAAGTAAGCGAACTGAAAAGTTCGGATGTAAACGTTGTCAATAAgcgcaaagcaaagcaaaaatcTCACATGAGCTTCAAATTTCCCAAAATCCCACAGTGAACGTCTTCCAATACAAGAGTTTTTGGCAAATAAAACCTGAAATGGGACTACCTTTTATCTGCAAAAGCCAAAGCACCACTAATCAGAAGTCACAAATCACATCATGTGACATTCAAACAGGTCAGCTGGGATTTATCAGTTTGTTCAGATGCTGTTTGCCAGCTTCATGCCCGACTTTGTATCTTAACTTACTTGACGTGACAACAGGTTTTATAGTTACTGATACACTGAAGTATATTGATCACAGCATATAGTGTAGTTATTATAGTTTTTCAgtttatcatttattttgtgtgttgtcACTTAGTAATGAACTATGATGTCATCTTGTTGATTTTGCTCATcggctttttcagtgtttcgCTTTAAATTTGCTCCAGTGATTTCCAGTGTTAACAGTTGCATCTTTAGTGGTAGAGGCACGGACTGCAAAAGAATATCCAATTTGTTAAAAGccaataaattaaattaatttaagtTACATTTACAGTGAACATAACATAGGGGcctgattaaaagaaaaacaacgcttattaaaaacaaaacgcGTCAGATGGACGTAGAGTTTTCGGTCTGAGCTCTTCAATCAAATTAATCCATTTACAACTTGTAATCAAATGATAAATAAGAAGCAACAAATGTGCATCATGAAAGTCTAGGAAGTATGTTTGTCTTAGAAGGAATGACTTCGACACTGATTTTTAGAATCAAATGTGAGAAATAATTTAATCTAGAGCTGTAACATCAGTCAATTCAGTGGTCTATCTATTTACTGACAACGGCCAATCGTGTGCATATTGTATAAGAGATATAACTGCTTTGAAATGATAAACTGACTGCCTTTATGCATGTCAGCATTCATGATATGATTATTAGTGATCATTAACAAACTAAACATCACTCGTGCGATAGTGTGTATTTATGATTGCATGTATTTGCAGAAATAGCAAACCTAATTTAACAAATGTCGCAGAAAATAACTACTGACTGGCATTAGTGCACCTTTCCCTTTCATTCCAGCTACTGGACATCTCTGATCTCAACCACACACATTACAGTGACTCATGCTTTGTATACCATGACATATCCTGGATAAAGAGGGAGCTGATATCACTAACGCCTCCTTTCTGCCTCTGTTGCAGGAGCTCCGACTCCCAGCCCCCTCCCCAGTATTTTTGAGAATGACCTAACACTTGTGCACAAACACAGTGTCACGTACCAAGATAAACACACTCCCACCAGAGCCTGTATCAGCGGCCGAGATAAACCAACACACACGCTGAACTTTGCACTGCCTATCAAGCCCCGAGTGTATCAGGGGACATGCAGACAGACAAGCAATGATGAGGCAGCCCCAGAGGGACAAAGATATGCCAGCAGGGTCGGTGCTGGCATGATACAGTTCAGCAACCTCGCATCAGAACAAACAGCAGTGACACAGCTCTCAGTAATGGCAACCCAGGCGCTGGTCCTTAAATCTGATCCATTTTTTACTCTAACACATCAGGTTTTTTTCTATAATTACACGTCCAAGTTATAAATATTCTAATTTATGTGGGGGTATCAGCCGATTGCCTTTCCTAGTTTGACATTAGCAAactaaattcaaattcaaaactGTAATGAGCTGAGAATCCAAAGATTTGAGTTACCTTATATTTTTTAACGGTTTCTGGGCTTCAGTCCACTTGTTCTGTCTTTTTATGTCTATTTACATCAAATGTTTTTGCCCTGCACCAAAAGTACCCATTAACAGCCCACATCCTTGGAGACACTGGGTAAAAcgtaaataacaaacatctcTTTCACTCCGTTTTTCAGTTTACACAGTTAAAGTGATGACTGATGTCTGCCTCGTCACACTGATTATGCAGTTCTGCTTTTTCACTTGACCCACAAAATATGCCACATCATTTCTCTAATCTACAAGTGGGCATTTTCATTGTATCCGAGGTTCTTCTGCCTTCTATCCACGCTGTGCAGGGTATACCTCAGAAACCAGTTGACTGGTTTATCCAGCCTTGACTTAAATGTGAGCCTAAGCTTAGGTTCAGGAGGTTATCAGGGTAGACAGAGTCACACTCGCACTAAACATGTGTGCAATGGCACTTGGCCTGAGCCTGCAAggcgtgaaaaaaaaaaaaatgtggcaaGAGCTAGCAGTGTTGCTTGTGTACTAACATATCTGCGTTACAggcagaggaaataaaacaATGCATTTTGAAATGTCACGTGTAAGAGCAGCTATGTTCCTGAAACTACGTTGTAAACACTAAACCTGCAATCTCTCACTTAAAAGCACTATTCATGCTTGCTAATGACACGGCTACGCACCAGTGACTTCAGTGCACTCGCCTCCACCAACTCAACCACAAAGAGCAACGACAAAGTGAACCAGTGTAATTATTTTCAAGCTTTTTAATACAAACTTAATAAACCATCAGTCTCTCTTAACATGTAAGACACTGACTCTGAATACTTTGTTATACCGTTTGTTTTTATCAAGTATTGCACAATGTAGGTACAAAATTAATATACGATTACATTTTGTCCATAATATAGCAAAAATCTTTTAAACTCTTAACAGAAAATACAActctcatgtatttttttttggaaaaaaaaagaaagaaagaaagcaaatatTCTTATATCCCACCACTACGGAATATTCTGTACACAATCTTTAGGATagtcaattttttttaacatttttttttttttaaatgatgaattcattttttatttcaataaaaaagaaaacataaagttgCTGCAGCCATCACAGATCACTGGAGTAGTAAAAAGATATAAATGCAATACCATGTCGTAGAAACAATAGATACTCTGATATTTTACAAACTCTGTACTAAATTAAATtatacaattagaaaaagaccaGGAAATCCCACTTATTTATGCCAATctcttgaaaaaaacaaaacaaaaccaaaaaaattgGCGATGTCCAGTTATGtttaaatactgaaaagaggCCATGACTTgtggtggtgtttttttttctcttttttgtctttttttttaatatatatatttttttaaaacagtcacataaaaaaaatattttgtgcttGGTTGGCAAAAGAAATAACAATGATGCATGTTGAAGTTTAGGTAACCAAGCTTGGACATTTTGTACTACAAGCTtcattaaggaaaaaaaaaaaaggtataacTCAAGGGGGCAAAATAATTCACCCTCGGGCTCATGCTCTTAGACTCGTAACATAGATCTTACAGGTGACAAGTCACTTTTTCCTTTTATACTTGACATTCTGTtcttgtttacttttttttatttttttttttatttctgttttgaaatgtgcatttgtgtttgtttccccCTATCACATTATCTCTGGTCGTTTCTGTATGAAGTAGTAGCTTAAGTAGTACCTTCACGTGTACTAGTTGGCCATAACTGGCTGGAATTGCTGGTTAGAATACTGCATGTTGCTCAAGCTGAAATTCAAGCCATCCATAAGCGACTTGTCATTAAGGCCACCGTAGGCCGCAAACATATCAAAGGCATTGCTGTACTGCAGCGGGCTGAGGCTGAGCGAGCTGTCGCTGGGGAAAAGAGCACTCTGGCTGCCCTGGCCCTGCAGGCTGGGGAACACAAATTCCTTGGCATTGGGGGAGAGTGCCGAGGGCttctggtgctgctgctgcggcgCGCCGAGGCCCAACCCGTACAGAGAGTGCATGGAGGTGGAGATGGCTTTCTGTTTCAGGAGACTGTTCACATTCAGGCCCAGGTTGGTGGGAGAGGTACGTGCCACCTTGTTCCCAGCACCACTGCCGCCATTGTTGCGTCCACTGCTCTTCATCTTAGTGGAGCCAAACTTGGTGGCAGCAAAGGTGGCTGTTGTGAAGGTTAAAGGCTGCGTGGAGCGGGGCATAAAGGTGGGGCTGACTGCTGCTGAGTGGCCAAAAGGTGGGGAGGGCGAGCTGGACCCCGGGGAGGCGCCATTCACAGGCTCATTGATGGGCATGAAGACCTGCGCGTCCGGATTGAAACTGTTCTTGATCTCCTTGTCCAAATCAAGTCCCACATTGCTACTTCCACTTTCGTTGCTGTCGTCGACGTACAACACTTTGACGGGCCCCTTCTCCCCAATCTGGTAGGACACCTCATAGGGGTCAATCCACACACTGAGGTCCTGGGGAAGGTTGTTGCGGACATCTTCAATGTCCAGCCCACTCTCTTTGGCTGCCTTCTCCACCACGGGGTCAACCTTCTCCCCAACGTGGATGCATCTGAATCCTGAACCTTTGTATGGCTTGTCCGGGTACCAGTGTCCTTCATATTTCTGCTTCAGCTGCCGCTCCAGCTCCTCGCCAAAAATGTTGACTCGCCGCCTGGGCAGCTTGTTATACAGGTATGAGATGATGAAGTTGAGGGCTACTTGGATTTCAAGCTGCATAGCTAACTGCTGAAGTTTACCCGATGCAACAAGATTATTTGTGTCTGACCTTGAACGTGTCCACTGGGTCTGCTTTGTTTATCCGTGTTTGGCAACACAGCTGCTCTCTCCAGTCGGGATGGCAAAAGCAACCAGAACTTGGATGAAACAggttagggaaaaaaaatcaatcaaatcaaaaaATCAAAAGTGCTGGTTTTGTGTAAGTGGTGTCCTTCCACAGGGTGTGATATTTTTTCCTGCAAGAATTAAAAGtgggggagggaaaaaaaacacatgtataAGTACATGAAAATATATTTGGAATAATAATCATGCAGTATGGCTACACAGCTACAACGAAGGAAGGAGGGTGCTTTAATTATTaagcatttgtttttaaagcaggtATGTTGTACTGTGACCATTTGAGCTCATACATATGTAGGCTGTAAGCCATAAAATGGCCAACCAAAGCAGGAtcttaaaggaaaaataaaccAGAAAAGAAGAATATACAGAATATATTCTAATAATATGAATATATTGatataaataaacagaagaGGCACTACAGCTGGGCTTTACTGTTGTCAATCCTGCACCTAAATGTCAAGAAGTAGGCATTGTGCACATTAACCTCACACTAGGACTGAGAATCCTATTACATAATAGGCTTCTAGATATCCTCCTTACAGCAGGAGACAGGAAAACTACTGCGGGGTTACCGCATTTCATTATCCAAAAAGGGTAAGCTTGACTTAGTGGCTGCTTTGTAGATAATGCCTAATGGTGGATAAGTTGGCAAAGAAACGATCCGGTTGGATTTCAGGCTTATAACCGTGCTACTGGGTTGGTATGGTATGCATACGGCACAGATTAGTCGAAGCAGTGTCGCCGAACAACCTGTCTGCGCCCATGTTTTGCGATTTATGCGAAAGGATTTAGCCATTAAACATTTAGTGAAACGAAGGCTGGATGCAGGCAGCACAGAAATAGCCCTCTTCTACCTAGAAGAGCTAGACAGAGGGGGTTTATAGGGAGTCAGCCTGTAGAGGCTGCTGAAATGCCCCAGAGTGGATTATTTTATTTCTCAGAGGGGGAAGCTAACCCACACTGGAATAAAAACCAAACCCTGCAATGTCTACACCTCACTAATAAAGATTGCTCGCAGTTGTAGCTACAGGTCTTGGCTGGTGTTACAGTAAGAAAGGCATAATATTGCAGAAACTGCAGCGCACAGGAACAGACTGTACTGACACCACTAGAAAAAGGcgatacaataaaaataataataataacaggcTGCAGTGAAAATTCAACAGCACATCGGACTCATGTCGAGTCTATGTGGAGACATCGCTATGTGCTTACATAAGAATAACAGAGAAAAGAGCACACACCTATCGACCGCACACACAGTCTATATACACCCCTCCCTAACTTCGTGGACTGACGCAGCAGATCAGCTTATAGTTAAGTATGAATAGAGCTACAGTACGACTAAGAGCAATAATAAAGAGCGacacacacattagcagaaacaagagAGCTAGAATACTtacttttttgtaaaaaataaagattctCAGTAGTTCTGAAGTACCGTTAGTTAGtgcaaataggaaaaaaaagtataaatactTTCTTCACATATAATAAATTATCAGCGTTACAAAAAAGTCTTCCAGTACACGTAGTTTTTGGAGGATTGGCGTTTACGTTTTTTTAAGGTTATTTTgcggttttttgttttttagctctCCTCTTTCAGCAGGCTTGCAGAGTAGCTCCCTCCTTACTCGGGAGTTTCGCAACTTCGTCCTCTTCTGGTACGACGTCGCTCGTATTTATAGCTTTCCTCCGCCATGGGCACGAGGTAGGCGGTGATGCGGTTTCAGAGGTCAAAACAATGCGAGCGCCTGCGATTGGTCCGCGGCGGGAGTCCCGCCCTCTTCGTGACGCCCGAGGCGAGCACTGATTGGCTGATCGGCGCTGTCAAACTCGGACAAACGGTCCTGTGAGACGAGAGAGACGCCTGTGATGAGGAGTTTGCGTCAGAGATAACCTAGGTCTGTGCTGACAGCAAAAGGCAAAAGTCCTAATTAATGTTATTCACTTGCAGTATTATGTAAAGAGATAGAGCTGCCTTGAAACAAACATAAAGGTGAAACTGTGGCACTTCCGGgaagtaaatattttatattaaccCACCCAGCAGGTTTTAATCGTCGCAATCAGATAATATTTAAGACTAACAGCTCTGTGCCATGTTGATACCAGAAAAAGGGGCCTTAAAAATAATTTGTGCCTGCATTTCGTCACAGAATAGTCACAAAAGACACCCcccgcttttttttttaacctgccaCGAAAAGCTGCAGGGTCTGTGATAAATGTATAACGCCTGAGAGGAGATTCCCCACAGCGGAACGATACAGCTGGCAAAAAATGTGGGTGGTGCTGCATGCTATCTAGAAAACACAAGCGCTGATTGGCCTAAAATGGGGCAGGAACCATACTGTGAATGGTGTACCCGTATCCAAGGTGCTGATGTAGGCTGCGCACGTCATCGCTCGGCTGAACGCACGCTGTTGCCTAATTTAAAGTGAaccggcacacacacacaggtatcTGCTCAAGAAAGGAAGAGTCGCTGGGGctttaaaagcctttaaaacCACAATAAGGAAAACGTGCTTTCTCCTCATGATTAATGGTGTTATGTGAAACGGAAATAAAGGCGTTATCCTGATTAATTTACTTTGCTGACAACTTTGAGGTcgtatagatagatagataggtcACCTTATTTACCATGGCAGCAgtgctttttattaaaaaaaaaaaaaaagaaagccgGATTGGTCTGACAGAGTGGACATTCTTATGTTTCCCAAGCGGAGTCATGTGCTTGATGTGAGCTGTAAATGCTGCAAAGAGGGCTCCTGTGGAAAGTGCTTTAGGGAACAAACCACATAAGACATGACAGATGAGGCAGGGGTGGCTGAAATAGAGGGGGGATTATACGGTTTGACATTGCCCAGCAGATTCAGATTCACCATCTATCTTAAAGTGGAAGTGGGCGGGTGAGTGAGTGGACTGCCAGCCAGCAGCACTGTCTTTTGCAGTCCCAGCAAGGCCTTGTGGGCTGTTTTTACTGTAAAGATCTCGGTGTCACATGTCCTCCAGAATCACTTCCATACAGCCATTCTGCTGGGGCTCCTTTTTATGGTATGGTGTTTATATTGTGTatggttcctgtgcttttccCCCCACTAATGTGTAAACAATTTGTGCCCTTGTGATGTTTGGAGTGGCAATAAAAGACATCAGCTGACAGAGCAAGGTCAGCAGCTATAATCAGGCACGTTAAGACCGCTATATTGTCTTAGAGCGTAATCCTCTAATCATTGGAGTTCAGTGTATCCGCCACTCACTGCTGCTTCTGTCACATGAAGATTTATAGTTCTCCCCTGAAAACAGTGTCCAGTCTAACTTTGTGGCACGGAAATGAGAATATAGGCAGTTACGTGAGTAATTTAGCAAACGCTGCAGCTCAGTTTCCTTGTTGTATGGAAATCCAGCTCATCAGGGCTTAAGCTGACCTTCCTGTGGCTTCCTTGTGCAGAAATATTGCACCACACTCCATAGAACTTTGCAACAAGACAGGATAAAAGGGTATTTTAAAGTTTACTAACCCATTTCTCAGCAAACTGAAGGGCATCTTTTAAGTATTTACAACAAGGCCTTAACCTAACATTCCTCTAGCAGCAGAAGACAACACGGTGTTGCCCTTCCTTCACTGCTGTCCtttaacagaaacacacaggccCCTGGTGTGAAGTGACTACAGACCATAATAATCCACTTCTGCTTTCCTCTGAACGGTTTGTTCAAAGTAATAAGCGataagaaaggagaaaaaaagacattGCAATAAAGTGCAATAATGTAAAAGGCATTATCCTCTTAGCAACGAGGAACTTAAGGGCTGTGATTAAATAACCAtttgctgtgtgtttatttAAGGTCTACTTTTATAGAGCagtgacacaaacaaacagacacacgaGTGGAGGAGGATTTCTCACACACTGCTGCTTCCCTGTCTGCCTCGCCgccttcctttcctttttatCCCTCTTTCTAtccaccccaccaccaccaccacaccccACCCCTCCCAACAACCACCATCGCCCTCCCTCTTTCCAGCTCAGACGGAGAGTCTTTGACGTCACAGGTTGTCATTACTTAACACAAGTCTGCAGAGCGCCCTGGGCTCCTCGTAATAGACAGATGCTTTGCTCTCCCCTTTGAAGAGCAAATGAGGCAGTGGGTGAGACATGCAACGGAGGAGACGGCGAGGAATACAGTCAGTGTACGCT contains these protein-coding regions:
- the LOC100710871 gene encoding protein Tob1 yields the protein MQLEIQVALNFIISYLYNKLPRRRVNIFGEELERQLKQKYEGHWYPDKPYKGSGFRCIHVGEKVDPVVEKAAKESGLDIEDVRNNLPQDLSVWIDPYEVSYQIGEKGPVKVLYVDDSNESGSSNVGLDLDKEIKNSFNPDAQVFMPINEPVNGASPGSSSPSPPFGHSAAVSPTFMPRSTQPLTFTTATFAATKFGSTKMKSSGRNNGGSGAGNKVARTSPTNLGLNVNSLLKQKAISTSMHSLYGLGLGAPQQQHQKPSALSPNAKEFVFPSLQGQGSQSALFPSDSSLSLSPLQYSNAFDMFAAYGGLNDKSLMDGLNFSLSNMQYSNQQFQPVMAN